In the Neofelis nebulosa isolate mNeoNeb1 chromosome 11, mNeoNeb1.pri, whole genome shotgun sequence genome, one interval contains:
- the ZNF24 gene encoding zinc finger protein 24 has product MSAQSVEEDSILIIPTPDEEEKILRVKLEEDPDGEEGSSIPWNHLPDPEVFRQRFRQFGYQDSPGPREAVSQLRELCRLWLRPETHTKEQILELVVLEQFVAILPKELQTWVREHHPENGEEAVTVLEDLESELDDPGQPVSLRRRKREVLVEEIVSQEEAQGLPNSELDAVENQLKWASWELHSLRHCDEDGRTENGALAPKQEIPSAVESHEVPGALNIGVPQIFKYGEACFPKGRFERKRNPSRKKQHICDECGKHFSQGSALILHQRIHSGEKPYGCVECGKAFSRSSILVQHQRVHTGEKPYKCLECGKAFSQNSGLINHQRIHTGEKPYECVQCGKSYSQSSNLFRHQRRHNAEKLLNVVKV; this is encoded by the exons ATGTCTGCACAGTCCGTGGAAGAAGATTCAATACTTATAATCCCAACTccagatgaagaggaaaaaatactgaGAGTGAAGCTGGAGGAGGATCCTGATGGTGAAGAGGGATCGAGCATCCCCTGGAACCATCTTCCTGATCCAGAGGTTTTCCGACAGCGATTCAGGCAGTTTGGATACCAGGATTCACCTGGGCCCCGTGAAGCTGTGAGCCAGCTTCGAGAACTTTGCCGTCTATGGCTCAGgccagagacacacacaaaagaacaaatcttGGAGCTGGTAGTGCTGGAGCAGTTTGTTGCCATCCTGCCCAAGGAACTGCAGACCTGGGTTCGAGAGCATCATCCGGAGAACGGAGAGGAGGCAGTGACAGTGCTGGAGGATTTAGAGAGTGAGCTAGATGACCCTGGACAGCCG gttTCTCTCCGTCGACGAAAACGGGAAGTTCTAGTAGAGGAGATAGTATCTCAAGAAGAAGCTCAGGGATTACCAAATTCTGAGCTGGATGCTGTGGAGAACCAGCTCAAGTGGGCATCCTGGGAGCTCCATTCCTTAAGGCACTGTG ATGAGGATGGGAGGACTGAAAATGGAGCCCTAGCTCCAAAGCAGGAGATTCCTTCAGCGGTAGAATCTCACGAAGTTCCGGGCGCTCTCAATATAGGTGTTCCTCAGATCTTTAAGTATGGAGAAGCCTGTTTCCCCAAGGGCagatttgaaaggaaaagaaacccctCTCGAAAGAAACAACATATATGTGATGAATGTGGGAAACACTTCAGTCAGGGGTCGGCCCTCATTCTCCATCAAAGAATCCACAGCGGGGAGAAACCCTACGGATGTGTTGAATGTGGGAAAGCGTTCAGCAGAAGTTCTATCCTCGTGCAGCACCAGAGAgtccatactggagagaaaccctacaaatgtcttgaatgtggaaaagcctttagcCAGAATTCTGGGCTGATTAATCATCAGagaatccatactggagagaaaccttatgaatgcGTTCAGTGTGGGAAATCTTACAGTCAGAGCTCAAATCTTTTTAGACATCAGCGAAGACACAATGCAGAAAAACTTCTGAATGTTGTGAAAgtttaa